The following are encoded together in the Bicyclus anynana chromosome 2, ilBicAnyn1.1, whole genome shotgun sequence genome:
- the LOC112055751 gene encoding GMP reductase 2-like isoform X1, whose amino-acid sequence MPNIINEVKLDFKDVLLRPKRSTLKSRNDVDLFREITFRNSGQTYRGVPVMASNMDTVGTFEMAKELSKHGLFTCIHKYYTTEEWQKFAQESPECLEQMAASSGTGEADFDRLSEILNSVKELKFICLDVANGYSQHFVEYLRRVRAAFPSHTIIAGNVVTGEMVEELILSGADIIKVGIGPGSVCTTRIKTGVGYPQLSAVIECADAAHGLKGHIISDGGCACPGDVAKAFGAGADFVMAGGMFAGHDQCGGEVVTKPDGRQVKLFYGMSSSTAMMKHSGKVADYRSAEGKTVEVAYRGDVEATVKDILGGLRSACTYVGAARLRELPRRATFIRCCRQASDVFS is encoded by the exons ATGCCTAATATCATTAACGAGGTTAAATTAGACTTTAAGGATGTGCTCCTGAGGCCCAAAAGAAGCACTTTAAAAAGCAGGAACGAT GTGGATCTGTTCCGAGAGATTACATTCCGCAACTCCGGTCAGACGTACCGGGGAGTCCCCGTCATGGCGAGCAACATGGACACTGTCGGCACCTTCGAAATGGCCAAGGAGTTGTCTAAG CACGGCCTATTCACATGCATACACAAATACTATACCACGGAGGAATGGCAGAAATTCGCACAAGAAAGCCCAGAGTGTTTGGAACAAATGG CCGCTAGCTCCGGCACCGGCGAGGCGGACTTCGACCGACTCTCGGAGATACTCAACAGCGTGAAGGAGCTGAAGTTCATCTGTCTCGACGTCGCCAACGGATACTCGCAACACTTCGTCGAGTACTTACGAAGAGTGCGGGCGGCTTTCCCTTCACACACCATTATC GCTGGCAACGTAGTGACAGGGGAGATGGTGGAAGAACTGATATTGTCAGGAGCTGATATTATTAAG GTAGGGATAGGTCCAGGGTCAGTGTGCACGACCAGGATAAAAACCGGCGTGGGCTACCCGCAGCTGTCGGCGGTGATCGAGTGTGCCGACGCAGCGCATGGTCTGAAGGGACATATTATTTCT GATGGTGGCTGCGCATGTCCCGGGGACGTGGCGAAGGCGTTCGGAGCGGGCGCCGACTTCGTGATGGCGGGCGGCATGTTCGCTGGCCACGACCAGTGCGGCGGCGAGGTGGTCACCAAGCCGGACGGCCGGCAGGTCAAGCTGTTCTACGGGATGTCCTCCTCCACCGCCATGATGAAGCACTCGGGGAAGGTCGCGGATTATAGGTCCGCTGAAG GTAAAACAGTAGAAGTGGCGTACAGAGGAGACGTGGAGGCGACGGTGAAGGACATCCTGGGAGGTCTCAGGTCAGCGTGCACCTACGTCGGGGCGGCGCGCCTGCGGGAGCTGCCGCGGAGGGCCACCTTCATCAGGTGCTGCCGACAAGCCAGCGATGTGTTCTCGTAA
- the LOC112055751 gene encoding GMP reductase 2-like isoform X2, giving the protein MPNIINEVKLDFKDVLLRPKRSTLKSRNDVDLFREITFRNSGQTYRGVPVMASNMDTVGTFEMAKELSKHGLFTCIHKYYTTEEWQKFAQESPECLEQMAASSGTGEADFDRLSEILNSVKELKFICLDVANGYSQHFVEYLRRVRAAFPSHTIIAGNVVTGEMVEELILSGADIIKDGGCACPGDVAKAFGAGADFVMAGGMFAGHDQCGGEVVTKPDGRQVKLFYGMSSSTAMMKHSGKVADYRSAEGKTVEVAYRGDVEATVKDILGGLRSACTYVGAARLRELPRRATFIRCCRQASDVFS; this is encoded by the exons ATGCCTAATATCATTAACGAGGTTAAATTAGACTTTAAGGATGTGCTCCTGAGGCCCAAAAGAAGCACTTTAAAAAGCAGGAACGAT GTGGATCTGTTCCGAGAGATTACATTCCGCAACTCCGGTCAGACGTACCGGGGAGTCCCCGTCATGGCGAGCAACATGGACACTGTCGGCACCTTCGAAATGGCCAAGGAGTTGTCTAAG CACGGCCTATTCACATGCATACACAAATACTATACCACGGAGGAATGGCAGAAATTCGCACAAGAAAGCCCAGAGTGTTTGGAACAAATGG CCGCTAGCTCCGGCACCGGCGAGGCGGACTTCGACCGACTCTCGGAGATACTCAACAGCGTGAAGGAGCTGAAGTTCATCTGTCTCGACGTCGCCAACGGATACTCGCAACACTTCGTCGAGTACTTACGAAGAGTGCGGGCGGCTTTCCCTTCACACACCATTATC GCTGGCAACGTAGTGACAGGGGAGATGGTGGAAGAACTGATATTGTCAGGAGCTGATATTATTAAG GATGGTGGCTGCGCATGTCCCGGGGACGTGGCGAAGGCGTTCGGAGCGGGCGCCGACTTCGTGATGGCGGGCGGCATGTTCGCTGGCCACGACCAGTGCGGCGGCGAGGTGGTCACCAAGCCGGACGGCCGGCAGGTCAAGCTGTTCTACGGGATGTCCTCCTCCACCGCCATGATGAAGCACTCGGGGAAGGTCGCGGATTATAGGTCCGCTGAAG GTAAAACAGTAGAAGTGGCGTACAGAGGAGACGTGGAGGCGACGGTGAAGGACATCCTGGGAGGTCTCAGGTCAGCGTGCACCTACGTCGGGGCGGCGCGCCTGCGGGAGCTGCCGCGGAGGGCCACCTTCATCAGGTGCTGCCGACAAGCCAGCGATGTGTTCTCGTAA
- the LOC112055754 gene encoding uncharacterized protein LOC112055754: MHCNFVDYQLFRRQAVCADIKVPVISLDHKENKTETTVNEPLRFLPFIMLIDRDKDTSEYWRETEILSLVKNNDANIDYEKCEMSSPEKMLVHIPTRRTVRPICRNNNDFQLCPQCPRFNNITECELFSDSCKERRVLPSEYRTYCDKKYGRWRTMFVPADYSQCRCCDECVFYREMDQSCVADEYNFDADEFLPVATIDFTAGCNPYWGHPEQEYRALRCDGILRRCVPVTVPSLPSETLNIRRTYRFEPPIEGSDCPVSCRGYDCRGGLVKEADCAAGAFLPDKEQCNCCGKCSAYQQLNQKCAEFKKTIHRVNGTEETEIEEEFLEPGCDDGLVCRQGFCQDIHSVQTSAGFRKKRDQNILEAKEPCKKELKYYKKKYGKNGHLHFNAPQCTPLWLYAPVQCRRFVCYCSLEDGTFIDGIKVPRVEVSNMNCDCVREKCRTGAEVQCDGYGNYKQATFTAHTEDLYQRMKSRVHYSTIVIIIIIVIIIIIIIIIIIIIIMY, translated from the exons ATGCACTGCAACTTTGTAGACTACCAGCTGTTCAGAAGGCAGGCAG TGTGCGCAGACATAAAGGTACCCGTGATATCTTTGGatcataaagaaaataaaacagaaactaCTGTCAATGAACCTTTGAgg TTCCTCCCGTTCATCATGCTCATCGATCGTGACAAAGACACGAGCGAGTACTGGCGAGAGACTGAGATTCTGTCTCTGGTAAAGAACAACGACGCAAACATAGACTACGAGAAGTGCGAGATGAGTAGTCCTGAGAAGATGCTGGTGCACATCCCAACCAGAAGGACCGTACGACCGATATGTAGGAATAATAACG ATTTCCAGCTTTGTCCTCAATGTCCACGTTTTAACAACATCACAGAGTGTGAACTATTCAGTGATTCATGCAA AGAACGCAGGGTGTTACCGTCGGAGTACCGCACGTACTGTGATAAAAAGTACGGTCGGTGGAGAACCATGTTCGTCCCGGCCGACTACTCGCAGTGTCGCTGCTGCGACGAATGCGTGTTCTACAGAG AAATGGATCAATCCTGTGTAGCTGACGAATATAACTTTGATGCTGACGAATTTTTGCCTGTAGCCACGATTG ACTTCACAGCTGGCTGCAACCCCTATTGGGGTCATCCGGAACAGGAGTACAGGGCATTGCGCTGTGACGGAATCTTAAGGAGAT GTGTACCTGTTACCGTGCCTTCGTTACCTAGTGAAACATTGAACAT CCGTCGCACTTACCGCTTCGAACCTCCCATTGAAGGCAGCGACTGTCCTGTCTCTTGTCGCGGCTACGACTGTCGCGGCGGACTGGTGAAGGAGGCTGACTGCGCTGCGGGCGCGTTCCTCCCGGACAAAGAACAGTGCAACTGCTGCGGCAAATGTAGCGCCTACCAAC aACTCAATCAAAAATGTGCAGAATTTAAGAAGACTATTCATCGCGTTAATGGAACCGAAGAAACGGag ATAGAAGAAGAGTTCTTGGAGCCAGGCTGTGACGATGGGCTGGTTTGCCGCCAGGGCTTCTGTCAGGACATACACTCCGTGCAGACTTCGGCTGGCTTCCGGAAAAAGCGTGACCAGAACATCCTGGAAGCTAAAG AGCCATGCAAGAAGGAGTTGAAGTACTACAAGAAGAAGTACGGCAAGAACGGCCATCTGCATTTCAACGCCCCGCAGTGCACTCCGCTTTGGCTCTACGCTCCAGTTCAg TGTCGACGGTTCGTCTGCTATTGCTCCTTGGAAGACGGCACCTTCATAGACGGCATTAAGGTTCCGCGCGTTGAGGTCTCCAACATGAATTGTG ATTGCGTGCGCGAGAAGTGTCGCACGGGCGCCGAGGTGCAGTGCGACGGCTACGGGAACTACAAGCAGGCCACGTTCACTGCGCACACGGAGGATCTGTACCAACGCATGAAGAGTAGGGTTCACTATAGcaccatcgtcatcatcatcatcattgtcatcatcatcatcatcatcatcatcatcatcatcatcatcatcatgtactAA